One genomic segment of Scophthalmus maximus strain ysfricsl-2021 chromosome 3, ASM2237912v1, whole genome shotgun sequence includes these proteins:
- the LOC118314126 gene encoding NACHT, LRR and PYD domains-containing protein 12 isoform X14 → MKSKVFSQSQLSRTGGKTGNYRSVGASPLRPEKMSDLEEDEDRAESPVFSCVSMKSDRSKGESPFFSPEPGPSHSEEKRSHVSEEKLPSCCASCQDVLKDPVSTSCGHWLCRRCITSYWDQSGSPGESSCPQCGQRSRTGPGAQTAADGGLQQVLDEHKISLRRRCERVTEGSDDRGSETFLNRIFTELYITEGQSEEVNTQHEVRQLETTSKKKTVHETPIKCHDIFKVGPDQQRRIRVVLTNGVAGVGKTFSVQKFTLDWAEGLENQDVSLLILLSFRELNLIRDQQHSLLTLLHVFHPSLQKVTEEKLAVCRLLFIFDGLDESRLSLDFNHREVVSGVTQSSSVNELLTNLIQGNLLPYALVWITSRPAAANQIPLTCVDRVTEVRGFTDAQKEEYFRRRFSDEELSSRIISHVKTSRSLHIMCQIPVFCWISATVLEHMLTTDQREELPKTLTDLYSHFLLVQTQRKKNKYHEGRETRPQELMEADRKILLKLGRLAFEHLQTGNIMFYQEDLERCGLDVTEASVYSGVCTEIFRRESVILQKTVYCFVHLSVQEFLAAVYMFHCVTNRNTKVVNDFLGTKWNNAQHDSFLEYILGSTMEKSLESQNGHLDLFVRFLHGLSLESNQRLLRGLMGRTENHPTIIQRLLRGLMGQRENDPEIIQRVIDNLKEMNSDEISPDRSINIFHCLMEMNDLSVHQEIQEFLKSENRSEKELSEIHCSALAYMLQMSEEVLDELDLEEYNTSEEGRRRLIPAVRNCRTARFIRCELSETHCEVVASALKSDPSHLTELDLSDNFSLQDSGVKVLSAGLESPHCRLETLRLERCRLSEISCSSLASALKSNPSHLRQLDLSGNKLQDSGVKELCGFLESPHCRLETLRLMSCRLSEISCSSLASALKSNPSHLRLLDLRGNRLQDSGVKKLRDLVQRVVC, encoded by the exons agagaagaggagtcatGTTTCTGAGGAGAAGCTGCCGTCCTGCTGTGCTTCTTGTCAGGACGTCCTGAAGGATCCAGTCTCCACCAGCTGTGGACACTGGCTCTGCAGACGCTGCATCACCTCATACTGGGACCAGTCGGGTTCACCAGGAGAGTCCTCCTGTCCCCAGTGTGGACAAAGATCCAGAACAGGACCTGGAGctcagacagcag CAGATGGTGGTCTGCAGCAGGTTCTAGATGAACATAAGAtcagtctgaggaggagatgtgaacgtgtgactgaaggaagtgatgacagaggaagtgaaaccttCCTCAACAGGATCTTCACTGAGCTCTAcatcacagagggacagagtgaagaggtcAATACCCAACATGAGGTGAGGCAGCTGGAGACGACTTCCAAGAAGAAGACCGTCCATGAAACTCCCATCAAGTGCCACGACATCTTTAAAGTCGGACCCGACCAGCAGAGACGCATCAGAGTCGTCCTGACGAACGGCGTCGCTGGCGTTGGAAAAACCTTCTCGGTGCAGAAGTTCACTCTGGACTGGGCCGAGGGTTTGGAAAACCAAGACGTCAGTCTGCTGATTCTGCTTTCGTTCAGGGAGCTGAACCTGATCAGAGACCAGCAGCACAGTCTTCTCACGCTGCTCCACGTTTTCCATCCATCATTACAgaaggtcacagaggagaagctcgctgtctgtagactgttgttcatctttgaTGGCCTGGATGAAAGCCGACTTTCTCTGGATTTCAACCACAGGGAGGTTGTGTCTGGTGTCACACAGAGCTCATCAGTCAACGAGCTGCTGACGAACCTCATCCAGGGGAATCTGCTTCCCTACGCTCTCGTCTGGATAACCTCCCGACCTGCGGCGGCCAATCAGATCCCTCTTACTTGCGTTGACAGGGTGACAGAGGTACGAGGCTTCACCGACGCCCAGAAGGAGGAGTACTTCAGGAGAAggttcagtgatgaagagctgtCCAGCAGAATCATCTCACACGTGAAGACGTCCAGGAGCCTCCACATCATGTGTCAAATCCCAGTCTTCTGCTGGATCAGTGCTACAGTTCTGGAGCACATGttgaccacagaccagagagaagagctgcccaagaccctgactgacctgtactcacacttcctgctggttcagacacagaggaagaagaacaagtaTCATGAAGGACGTGAGACGAGGCCACAGGAGCTGATGGAGGCCGACAGGAAAATTCTCCTGAAGCTGGGGAGGCTGGCGTTTGAACatctgcagacaggaaacatcatgTTCTACCAAGAAGACCTGGAGCGCTGTGGTCTTGACGTCACAGAGGCCTCGGTGTACTCCGGAGTTTGTACTGAGATCTTCAGAAGAGAGAGTGTGATCCTCCAGAAAACCGTCTACTGCTTTGTTCATCTGAGCGTTCAGGAGTTTCTGGCTGCAGTCTACATGTTCCACTGTGtcaccaacagaaacacaaaagtagTCAACGACTTCCTGGGAACAAAATGGAACAACGCACAACATGACTCTTTTCTGGAGTACATCCTGGGAAGCACCATGGAGAAATCCCTTGAAAGTCAAAATGGCCACCTGGATCTGTTTGTTCGCTTCCTTCACGGCCTCTCTCTGGAGTCCAACCAGAGACTCTTAAGAGGCCTGATGGGTCGGACAGAGAACCATCCAACGATCATCCAGAGACTCTTAAGAGGCCTGATGGGTCAGAGAGAGAACGATCCAGAAATCATCCAGAGAGTCATCGACAACCTGAAGGAGATGAACAGTGATGAAATCTCTCCTGACAGAAGCATCAACATCTTCCACTGTCTGATGGAGATGAACGACCTCTCAGTACATCAGGAGATCCAAGAGTTCCTGAAGtcagagaacagatcagagaagGAACTCTCTGAGatccactgctctgctctggcctACATGCTGCAGATGTCAGAGGAGGTTCTGGATGAGTTGGACCTGGAGGAGTACAACACATCAGAGGAGGGACGACGTAGACTGATCCCAGCTGTGAGGAACTGCAGAACGGCTCG aTTTATTCGCTGTGAACTCTCAGAGACTCACTGTGAAGTcgtggcctcagctctgaagtccgacccctcccacctgacagaactggaccTGAGTGACAACTTCTccctgcaggattcaggagtgaaggttctgtctgctggactggagagtccacattgtcgactggagactctgag GTTGGAGAGGTGcaggttgtcagagatcagctgttcttctctggcctcagctctgaagtccaacccctcccacctgagacaactggacctgagtggaaacaagctgcaggattcaggagtgaaggagctgtgtggttttctggagagtccacactgtcgactggagactctgag gttgatgagctgcaggttgtcagagatcagctgttcttctctggcctcagctctgaagtccaacccctcccacctgagacTACTGGACCTGAGGGGAAACaggctgcaggattcaggagtgaagaaGCTGCGTGATCTTGTCCAGAGAGTCGTGTGTTGA
- the LOC118314126 gene encoding NACHT, LRR and PYD domains-containing protein 12 isoform X16 — protein sequence MSDLEEDEDRAESPVFSCVSMKSDRSKGESPFFSGEPGPSHSEEKRSHVSEEKLPSCCASCQDVLKDPVSTSCGHWLCRRCITSYWDQSGSPGESSCPQCGQRSRTGPGAQTAADGGLQQVLDEHKISLRRRCERVTEGSDDRGSETFLNRIFTELYITEGQSEEVNTQHEVRQLETTSKKKTVHETPIKCHDIFKVGPDQQRRIRVVLTNGVAGVGKTFSVQKFTLDWAEGLENQDVSLLILLSFRELNLIRDQQHSLLTLLHVFHPSLQKVTEEKLAVCRLLFIFDGLDESRLSLDFNHREVVSGVTQSSSVNELLTNLIQGNLLPYALVWITSRPAAANQIPLTCVDRVTEVRGFTDAQKEEYFRRRFSDEELSSRIISHVKTSRSLHIMCQIPVFCWISATVLEHMLTTDQREELPKTLTDLYSHFLLVQTQRKKNKYHEGRETRPQELMEADRKILLKLGRLAFEHLQTGNIMFYQEDLERCGLDVTEASVYSGVCTEIFRRESVILQKTVYCFVHLSVQEFLAAVYMFHCVTNRNTKVVNDFLGTKWNNAQHDSFLEYILGSTMEKSLESQNGHLDLFVRFLHGLSLESNQRLLRGLMGRTENHPTIIQRLLRGLMGQRENDPEIIQRVIDNLKEMNSDEISPDRSINIFHCLMEMNDLSVHQEIQEFLKSENRSEKELSEIHCSALAYMLQMSEEVLDELDLEEYNTSEEGRRRLIPAVRNCRTARFIRCELSETHCEVVASALKSDPSHLTELDLSDNFSLQDSGVKVLSAGLESPHCRLETLRLERCRLSEISCSSLASALKSNPSHLRQLDLSGNKLQDSGVKELCGFLESPHCRLETLRLMSCRLSEISCSSLASALKSNPSHLRLLDLRGNRLQDSGVKKLRDLVQRVVC from the exons agagaagaggagtcatGTTTCTGAGGAGAAGCTGCCGTCCTGCTGTGCTTCTTGTCAGGACGTCCTGAAGGATCCAGTCTCCACCAGCTGTGGACACTGGCTCTGCAGACGCTGCATCACCTCATACTGGGACCAGTCGGGTTCACCAGGAGAGTCCTCCTGTCCCCAGTGTGGACAAAGATCCAGAACAGGACCTGGAGctcagacagcag CAGATGGTGGTCTGCAGCAGGTTCTAGATGAACATAAGAtcagtctgaggaggagatgtgaacgtgtgactgaaggaagtgatgacagaggaagtgaaaccttCCTCAACAGGATCTTCACTGAGCTCTAcatcacagagggacagagtgaagaggtcAATACCCAACATGAGGTGAGGCAGCTGGAGACGACTTCCAAGAAGAAGACCGTCCATGAAACTCCCATCAAGTGCCACGACATCTTTAAAGTCGGACCCGACCAGCAGAGACGCATCAGAGTCGTCCTGACGAACGGCGTCGCTGGCGTTGGAAAAACCTTCTCGGTGCAGAAGTTCACTCTGGACTGGGCCGAGGGTTTGGAAAACCAAGACGTCAGTCTGCTGATTCTGCTTTCGTTCAGGGAGCTGAACCTGATCAGAGACCAGCAGCACAGTCTTCTCACGCTGCTCCACGTTTTCCATCCATCATTACAgaaggtcacagaggagaagctcgctgtctgtagactgttgttcatctttgaTGGCCTGGATGAAAGCCGACTTTCTCTGGATTTCAACCACAGGGAGGTTGTGTCTGGTGTCACACAGAGCTCATCAGTCAACGAGCTGCTGACGAACCTCATCCAGGGGAATCTGCTTCCCTACGCTCTCGTCTGGATAACCTCCCGACCTGCGGCGGCCAATCAGATCCCTCTTACTTGCGTTGACAGGGTGACAGAGGTACGAGGCTTCACCGACGCCCAGAAGGAGGAGTACTTCAGGAGAAggttcagtgatgaagagctgtCCAGCAGAATCATCTCACACGTGAAGACGTCCAGGAGCCTCCACATCATGTGTCAAATCCCAGTCTTCTGCTGGATCAGTGCTACAGTTCTGGAGCACATGttgaccacagaccagagagaagagctgcccaagaccctgactgacctgtactcacacttcctgctggttcagacacagaggaagaagaacaagtaTCATGAAGGACGTGAGACGAGGCCACAGGAGCTGATGGAGGCCGACAGGAAAATTCTCCTGAAGCTGGGGAGGCTGGCGTTTGAACatctgcagacaggaaacatcatgTTCTACCAAGAAGACCTGGAGCGCTGTGGTCTTGACGTCACAGAGGCCTCGGTGTACTCCGGAGTTTGTACTGAGATCTTCAGAAGAGAGAGTGTGATCCTCCAGAAAACCGTCTACTGCTTTGTTCATCTGAGCGTTCAGGAGTTTCTGGCTGCAGTCTACATGTTCCACTGTGtcaccaacagaaacacaaaagtagTCAACGACTTCCTGGGAACAAAATGGAACAACGCACAACATGACTCTTTTCTGGAGTACATCCTGGGAAGCACCATGGAGAAATCCCTTGAAAGTCAAAATGGCCACCTGGATCTGTTTGTTCGCTTCCTTCACGGCCTCTCTCTGGAGTCCAACCAGAGACTCTTAAGAGGCCTGATGGGTCGGACAGAGAACCATCCAACGATCATCCAGAGACTCTTAAGAGGCCTGATGGGTCAGAGAGAGAACGATCCAGAAATCATCCAGAGAGTCATCGACAACCTGAAGGAGATGAACAGTGATGAAATCTCTCCTGACAGAAGCATCAACATCTTCCACTGTCTGATGGAGATGAACGACCTCTCAGTACATCAGGAGATCCAAGAGTTCCTGAAGtcagagaacagatcagagaagGAACTCTCTGAGatccactgctctgctctggcctACATGCTGCAGATGTCAGAGGAGGTTCTGGATGAGTTGGACCTGGAGGAGTACAACACATCAGAGGAGGGACGACGTAGACTGATCCCAGCTGTGAGGAACTGCAGAACGGCTCG aTTTATTCGCTGTGAACTCTCAGAGACTCACTGTGAAGTcgtggcctcagctctgaagtccgacccctcccacctgacagaactggaccTGAGTGACAACTTCTccctgcaggattcaggagtgaaggttctgtctgctggactggagagtccacattgtcgactggagactctgag GTTGGAGAGGTGcaggttgtcagagatcagctgttcttctctggcctcagctctgaagtccaacccctcccacctgagacaactggacctgagtggaaacaagctgcaggattcaggagtgaaggagctgtgtggttttctggagagtccacactgtcgactggagactctgag gttgatgagctgcaggttgtcagagatcagctgttcttctctggcctcagctctgaagtccaacccctcccacctgagacTACTGGACCTGAGGGGAAACaggctgcaggattcaggagtgaagaaGCTGCGTGATCTTGTCCAGAGAGTCGTGTGTTGA